One genomic window of uncultured delta proteobacterium includes the following:
- the nadD gene encoding putative nicotinate-nucleotide adenylyltransferase (Evidence 3 : Function proposed based on presence of conserved amino acid motif, structural feature or limited homology), whose product MTKDTKPLLGIFGGTFNPVHLGHMRLVLEVMESVRPARLDLLPSARPPHKGGRRLLPFDLRVELLNAAIAGMDNVFVNTLENERDTPSYTVDTLRIYREREPDSRLFFILGAEDFSLIATWQQWEMLPYLADIVVVPRSGAAGEVFSDTIRDLWPRAVRTDAPFGAADTAYAIPGVADAGRFIHLPLPRLDIRAELVRERLLAGRSAKFLVPDAVHALLGAHPEALAVWRS is encoded by the coding sequence ATGACAAAGGACACCAAACCGCTGCTCGGCATTTTCGGCGGCACGTTCAACCCGGTCCACCTGGGCCATATGCGGCTTGTGCTGGAAGTGATGGAATCCGTGCGCCCGGCCAGGCTGGATCTTTTGCCCAGCGCGCGGCCCCCGCACAAGGGCGGGCGGCGTCTGCTGCCCTTTGACCTCCGGGTGGAACTGCTCAACGCCGCGATCGCGGGGATGGACAACGTCTTCGTCAACACCCTGGAAAACGAGCGGGATACCCCCTCCTACACTGTGGATACCCTGCGCATCTACCGGGAGCGGGAACCGGACTCGCGCCTGTTCTTCATCCTGGGCGCGGAGGATTTTTCGCTCATCGCCACCTGGCAGCAGTGGGAGATGTTGCCCTATCTCGCGGACATCGTGGTGGTGCCGCGTTCCGGCGCGGCCGGGGAAGTATTTTCGGATACGATCCGCGACCTCTGGCCCAGGGCCGTGCGTACGGACGCGCCGTTCGGCGCGGCGGACACGGCCTATGCCATCCCGGGCGTCGCGGATGCCGGGCGGTTCATCCACCTGCCCCTGCCCCGGCTGGATATCCGGGCCGAGCTTGTCCGCGAGCGGCTGCTGGCGGGCCGGTCCGCTAAATTCCTGGTGCCGGACGCCGTACATGCGCTGCTCGGAGCGCATCCCGAAGCCTTGGCCGTCTGGCGATCTTAG
- a CDS encoding exported hypothetical protein (Evidence 5 : No homology to any previously reported sequences), which produces MRTVYIAIFCVLGLLVVFYPLEASGGKDVDGVWVFDVTATVALMREEGGLPAPLPDIEKTLARTRITIDGMRKEFRVTESGKEMEKSMLVMVSRRGDVITLHRRQKAEAQFRFLEDGRLMGLEGGKPAFVLRRVE; this is translated from the coding sequence ATGCGAACGGTGTATATTGCGATCTTCTGTGTTTTGGGGCTTCTGGTCGTCTTTTATCCGCTGGAAGCCTCGGGCGGAAAAGATGTGGACGGGGTCTGGGTTTTTGACGTCACGGCCACCGTCGCCCTGATGCGGGAAGAGGGCGGCCTGCCCGCGCCGCTGCCGGATATCGAGAAGACGCTCGCCCGTACGCGGATCACCATAGACGGCATGCGCAAGGAGTTCCGGGTGACGGAATCTGGAAAGGAAATGGAGAAATCCATGTTGGTCATGGTTTCCCGGCGGGGTGACGTCATCACCCTGCACCGCAGGCAAAAAGCGGAGGCGCAGTTCCGTTTTCTGGAGGACGGCCGCCTGATGGGTCTGGAAGGCGGCAAACCCGCCTTTGTGCTGCGGCGGGTGGAATAA
- a CDS encoding conserved hypothetical protein (Evidence 4 : Homologs of previously reported genes of unknown function), producing the protein MQSWNFGHFGNGFLAAGQERRDVASLPWTEHKDFKGVFLKTVVTSGDTRNAFTCHLVRIEPGCAIGLHTHPASLELHEVVTGEGSCVTPEGEIPYTPGVMAILPQNEPHEVRAGKAGLCLLAKFVTAGGGNSAA; encoded by the coding sequence ATGCAAAGCTGGAATTTCGGGCATTTCGGGAACGGGTTTCTGGCGGCCGGGCAGGAGCGGCGGGACGTGGCTTCCCTGCCGTGGACGGAGCACAAGGACTTCAAAGGGGTTTTTCTGAAAACCGTCGTCACGTCCGGCGATACGCGCAATGCGTTTACCTGCCATCTCGTGCGTATTGAGCCGGGCTGCGCCATAGGCCTGCATACGCACCCCGCCAGCCTGGAGCTGCACGAAGTGGTTACCGGGGAAGGGAGCTGCGTCACGCCGGAGGGCGAAATCCCATACACGCCGGGCGTCATGGCGATATTGCCGCAAAACGAGCCTCACGAAGTCAGGGCCGGTAAGGCGGGGCTCTGCCTGCTTGCCAAGTTCGTCACCGCCGGAGGGGGAAACTCCGCTGCATGA
- a CDS encoding hypothetical protein (Evidence 5 : No homology to any previously reported sequences), whose protein sequence is MCDFLPVRSTIKCIKLAARGPRAYSNPMQGIVYYYDEESRVEVVLARDAERAYPPHVHAEHRVIGRVLSGCVRLETRTGIRTLGEGESFTIPAGTVHALTILPGGNLRTECFLEEDPAPAADPRVRAVAARIMDRPDDPFSLDDMAAFTGYSRWHFCRLFRKATGLTPHAFQLACKVRLARRLLREGRAAAEAAALAGFADQSHMHKAFALHHGLTPRQFMQRSFPLRR, encoded by the coding sequence ATGTGCGACTTCTTGCCCGTGCGGTCAACAATAAAGTGCATCAAACTTGCCGCGAGAGGGCCGCGGGCGTACAGTAACCCCATGCAGGGCATTGTGTATTACTATGATGAGGAATCCCGGGTCGAGGTCGTGCTCGCGCGGGACGCGGAACGGGCCTACCCGCCCCACGTGCACGCGGAGCACCGTGTTATCGGCCGCGTTCTTTCCGGCTGCGTGCGGCTGGAAACCCGGACCGGCATCCGGACGCTGGGGGAAGGCGAGTCCTTCACCATTCCCGCCGGAACGGTCCACGCGCTCACGATACTGCCGGGCGGCAATCTCAGGACGGAATGCTTCCTTGAGGAGGACCCCGCCCCTGCCGCCGACCCCCGCGTCCGGGCCGTGGCGGCGAGGATCATGGACCGGCCGGACGACCCCTTTTCCCTTGACGATATGGCGGCGTTCACGGGTTACAGCCGGTGGCATTTTTGCCGCCTGTTCCGCAAGGCGACCGGGTTGACGCCGCACGCATTCCAACTCGCCTGCAAGGTGCGGCTTGCGCGGCGGCTTCTCAGGGAGGGCCGGGCGGCGGCCGAAGCAGCCGCCCTGGCCGGGTTCGCGGACCAGAGCCATATGCACAAGGCCTTTGCCCTGCACCACGGCCTGACGCCCAGGCAGTTCATGCAGCGGAGTTTCCCCCTCCGGCGGTGA
- the nadB gene encoding L-aspartate oxidase, with amino-acid sequence MSTIRSHTPVLLIGAGLAGCTAALCLARRGVPVTMLTAETSEESANSWLAQGGIIYKADNEDAPSLENDILEAGWHHNNPDAARHLAVEGPKAVDAILRDLVHVPFDRSAEPGKENELDLTREGGHAKARIIHAADHTGRTIMEHMYAAVLKEPNITVLQGHTAIDLLTSHHHTRSMTYRYQLENTCCGAFVFNENTGNVETILADVTVLATGGVSRVFLHGTNASGAVGAGVAMASRAFVRLEGVEFVQFHPTTFFHVEPRRFLITEALRGEGARIINDKGERFLFKYDERGELAPRDIVSQAIMDELLKSGELCVFLDATQVEHDLETRFPTVLENCLIRGVDIRKEPIPVVPAAHYFCGGILTDLAGRTTLDRLYAIGECACTGLHGANRLASTSLLEALVWGRDAAASIAARFDKDGGLPSRLLDSIVDWESSGSEHNDDPALIAQDWASIKTTMWNYVGISRTEARLNRAFEELRDLSRHIYDFYHNTPMSKPLVDLFHGCQTAYSITQAALRNKHKIGCHNLMPSSGVPRTKR; translated from the coding sequence ATGAGCACTATCCGTTCCCACACTCCTGTGTTGCTTATCGGCGCGGGCCTTGCCGGATGCACGGCCGCCCTTTGTCTTGCCCGGCGCGGCGTCCCCGTGACCATGCTCACCGCGGAAACCTCCGAGGAAAGCGCCAACTCCTGGCTGGCCCAGGGCGGCATCATCTACAAGGCCGACAATGAAGACGCGCCGTCCCTGGAAAACGACATCCTTGAGGCTGGCTGGCACCACAACAACCCGGACGCGGCGCGCCATCTTGCCGTGGAAGGGCCGAAAGCCGTTGACGCCATCCTGCGCGACCTGGTCCACGTCCCCTTTGACCGCAGCGCTGAACCCGGCAAAGAGAACGAGTTGGACCTCACCCGCGAGGGCGGCCACGCAAAGGCCAGGATCATCCACGCGGCGGACCACACCGGCCGCACCATCATGGAACATATGTACGCGGCGGTTCTCAAGGAACCGAACATCACGGTGCTGCAAGGGCACACGGCCATCGACCTTTTGACCTCGCACCACCATACCCGGAGCATGACCTACCGCTACCAGCTTGAGAACACCTGCTGCGGGGCCTTTGTGTTCAACGAGAACACGGGCAATGTGGAAACCATCCTGGCCGACGTCACGGTGCTCGCCACCGGCGGGGTGAGCCGCGTGTTCCTGCACGGCACCAACGCCAGCGGCGCGGTGGGGGCCGGGGTGGCCATGGCCAGCCGGGCTTTCGTGCGCCTTGAAGGCGTGGAATTCGTGCAGTTTCACCCCACCACCTTCTTCCACGTGGAACCGCGCCGGTTTTTGATAACAGAAGCCCTGCGCGGCGAAGGAGCCCGCATCATCAACGACAAGGGCGAGCGGTTCCTGTTCAAGTACGACGAGCGCGGCGAGCTTGCCCCGCGCGACATCGTATCCCAGGCCATCATGGACGAGCTTTTGAAAAGCGGCGAGCTCTGTGTGTTTCTGGACGCGACCCAGGTCGAGCACGACCTGGAAACCCGCTTCCCCACGGTGCTGGAAAACTGCCTGATTCGCGGGGTGGATATCCGCAAGGAACCGATCCCCGTGGTGCCCGCCGCCCACTATTTCTGCGGCGGCATCCTGACGGACCTTGCCGGGCGCACCACCTTGGACCGGCTCTACGCCATCGGCGAATGCGCCTGCACCGGGCTGCACGGGGCCAACCGCCTGGCCAGCACCTCGCTGCTGGAAGCCCTGGTCTGGGGGCGGGACGCGGCCGCATCCATCGCCGCGCGGTTCGACAAGGACGGGGGCCTGCCCTCCCGCCTGCTCGACTCCATTGTGGACTGGGAAAGCTCCGGCTCCGAGCACAACGACGACCCGGCGCTCATCGCCCAGGACTGGGCCTCCATCAAGACCACCATGTGGAACTACGTCGGCATCTCACGGACCGAAGCCCGGCTTAACCGCGCTTTTGAAGAACTGCGCGACCTCTCCCGCCACATTTACGATTTCTACCACAACACCCCGATGTCCAAACCCCTGGTGGACCTTTTCCACGGCTGCCAGACCGCCTATTCCATCACCCAGGCGGCCCTGCGCAACAAGCACAAAATAGGCTGTCACAACCTCATGCCCTCCTCGGGGGTGCCCAGGACCAAACGGTAA
- a CDS encoding hypothetical protein (Evidence 5 : No homology to any previously reported sequences): MNSIFVNYHDFTSPSGMHIFHLANALAKLGVRCATYNGGKAETVARYGKPLFRAFDKRMSPRRFLAEINFDPKDTVIHCWTPREVSRLLTADLKAVFDAPVVVHMEDNEEAITAANLSAVPDEKRGTEEIWQSGGPLFGSSHPVRSREFMESAAGYTCIIEPLLDFKPVNVPGHVFWPSCEPEVFAIPAASSAEEKRRWGIAPGDKVLFYPGNVHPNNFQEVVQLYLAAAQLRAGGVPLRLLKFGVYPRRVIELLETIPHIHETVVDITDEITPAGIPEVMRAVDYLVQPGADNAFNRYRFPCKLPLFMASGRPVILPKTNLGNLLEDGVNCLLLQGEGTADEIAARLRELYENPGKAEAIGNAGRAFANEHFSWANSARGLKEFYGKILRKPNGPDVPYQTGETHAPIA, translated from the coding sequence ATGAACAGCATTTTCGTCAACTACCACGATTTCACCTCCCCCAGCGGGATGCATATCTTCCATCTCGCCAACGCCCTGGCAAAGCTCGGCGTGCGCTGCGCGACCTACAACGGGGGCAAGGCGGAAACGGTCGCCCGTTACGGAAAGCCCCTGTTCCGCGCCTTTGACAAACGCATGTCCCCGCGCCGTTTCCTGGCGGAGATCAATTTCGATCCCAAGGACACGGTCATCCACTGCTGGACGCCCCGCGAGGTCTCCCGCCTGCTGACGGCGGACCTGAAAGCCGTCTTTGACGCGCCCGTGGTCGTGCATATGGAGGACAACGAGGAAGCCATCACGGCGGCGAACCTTTCCGCCGTGCCGGATGAAAAGCGCGGTACGGAGGAAATCTGGCAAAGCGGCGGCCCGCTGTTCGGCTCGTCCCACCCGGTGCGGTCCAGGGAATTCATGGAGAGCGCCGCCGGGTACACCTGCATCATCGAGCCGCTTCTCGATTTCAAACCGGTGAACGTGCCGGGCCATGTGTTCTGGCCCTCCTGCGAGCCGGAGGTTTTCGCTATCCCCGCCGCGTCCTCGGCGGAGGAAAAACGGCGCTGGGGCATTGCGCCCGGCGACAAGGTGCTGTTCTATCCCGGCAACGTCCACCCGAACAATTTCCAGGAGGTGGTGCAACTCTATCTTGCGGCGGCGCAGCTGCGCGCCGGGGGCGTGCCGTTGCGCCTTCTCAAGTTCGGAGTATATCCCAGGCGGGTGATTGAGCTTTTGGAAACCATCCCGCATATTCACGAAACCGTCGTCGACATCACCGACGAGATCACGCCGGCAGGCATCCCCGAGGTCATGCGGGCGGTTGATTACCTCGTCCAGCCGGGAGCGGACAACGCCTTCAACCGCTACCGCTTCCCCTGCAAGCTTCCCCTGTTCATGGCCAGCGGCAGGCCCGTCATTTTGCCCAAAACCAACCTGGGCAACCTCCTTGAGGACGGCGTCAACTGCCTGCTGCTGCAAGGGGAAGGAACTGCCGACGAAATTGCGGCGCGGCTGCGGGAGCTCTATGAAAACCCCGGCAAGGCGGAAGCCATCGGAAATGCCGGACGGGCGTTCGCGAACGAGCATTTCAGTTGGGCGAATTCGGCCAGGGGACTGAAGGAATTTTACGGAAAGATCCTGAGAAAACCAAACGGACCCGATGTTCCATACCAGACAGGAGAAACCCATGCCCCAATCGCATAG
- a CDS encoding hypothetical protein (Evidence 5 : No homology to any previously reported sequences) translates to MPQSHSRDTKTTPPKVLFFSSSDSGGAGIGARRLHLSLRDHGLGNLMYVGKKQSDAQGVYIPPVPGQKIVELPGGGMALENYLLLERSWLGTVHRQYPNHSKNLEYFTIPGQSVQLDAVPLFADADVISMHWISGFLDPVLSAAQLAGKKLTWTVRDQNPFTGGCHYTGDSLLSG, encoded by the coding sequence ATGCCCCAATCGCATAGCCGGGACACGAAAACCACACCGCCTAAAGTGCTGTTTTTCTCTTCTTCTGATTCAGGCGGCGCGGGAATTGGCGCCCGGCGGCTTCACCTGTCTCTGCGGGACCATGGCCTGGGCAACCTGATGTATGTCGGCAAAAAGCAATCCGACGCGCAAGGCGTGTATATTCCTCCGGTTCCGGGGCAAAAGATTGTCGAACTGCCGGGAGGAGGGATGGCGCTTGAAAACTACCTCCTCCTCGAACGGAGCTGGCTCGGAACGGTGCACAGGCAATACCCGAACCACAGCAAAAATTTGGAATATTTCACAATCCCCGGACAAAGCGTGCAACTGGACGCCGTCCCTCTTTTTGCCGACGCGGACGTCATCAGCATGCATTGGATATCGGGATTTCTGGATCCGGTCTTGTCGGCGGCTCAGCTGGCGGGCAAAAAGCTTACCTGGACCGTGCGCGATCAGAACCCGTTTACCGGCGGCTGCCATTATACCGGCGACTCATTGCTGTCCGGCTAA
- a CDS encoding transposase — translation MSHHNTLFSQMLSLIPRHVFQKLEHRHKVGRASRKFGFKEQFTAMAFIQLAARRSMRDGLRCLAAAGNRLYHWGLKNVARSTFADANNSRPVGFFHDLFAEMYGLCATKTPKHKFRFKSKLFSLDATTIKLCLSLFPWASFRQAKGGVKMHTLLDHDGHIPAFVTVTDAKTHESRMAQSLELPKASIVVFDKAYISYPWFRALEEKAIFFVTRLKRNAVYKLLERRPVRRGTGVTSDHIIEVVSRGKGLRLRRIGYRDQKTGKHYEFLTNNFRLSPKTIADIYKDRWQIELFFKEIKQNLRIKTFVGNSENAVLIQVYTALTVYLLLAYQKFLSRIGMSVQQLFQLIQLNLLGSASLEELLNPRRRRKDNLQHLSLLELGA, via the coding sequence ATGAGTCACCATAATACACTTTTCTCCCAGATGCTATCTCTGATTCCCAGACATGTTTTTCAAAAGCTCGAACACCGGCACAAAGTAGGGCGGGCCTCACGCAAATTCGGCTTCAAGGAGCAGTTCACCGCCATGGCCTTCATACAGCTTGCCGCAAGGCGCTCCATGCGCGATGGGTTGCGTTGCCTGGCCGCAGCCGGGAACCGCTTGTACCACTGGGGCCTGAAAAACGTGGCCCGCTCAACGTTCGCTGATGCGAACAACTCCCGGCCCGTGGGCTTTTTTCATGACCTGTTCGCCGAAATGTACGGCTTGTGCGCGACAAAAACTCCGAAGCACAAATTTCGCTTCAAATCCAAGCTGTTCAGCTTGGACGCTACCACCATCAAGCTTTGCCTTTCGCTCTTCCCATGGGCTTCGTTCCGCCAAGCCAAAGGCGGCGTCAAAATGCACACCCTGCTGGACCATGACGGGCATATCCCGGCTTTCGTAACCGTCACCGACGCCAAAACACATGAAAGTCGTATGGCTCAATCCCTGGAACTGCCCAAAGCCTCCATAGTGGTTTTTGACAAGGCGTACATCAGCTACCCCTGGTTTCGAGCCCTTGAGGAAAAAGCCATCTTTTTCGTGACCCGCCTCAAACGCAACGCCGTTTATAAGCTTTTGGAGCGCCGCCCGGTGCGCCGGGGGACCGGTGTCACTTCCGATCACATCATTGAGGTCGTCAGTCGGGGAAAAGGCCTGCGGCTGCGGCGTATTGGCTACCGCGACCAGAAAACCGGAAAACATTACGAGTTTTTAACCAATAACTTCCGGCTCTCGCCAAAAACCATTGCCGACATCTATAAAGACCGCTGGCAAATCGAGCTTTTCTTCAAGGAAATCAAACAAAATCTGCGCATAAAGACCTTTGTCGGCAACTCGGAAAACGCGGTACTGATTCAAGTCTACACGGCCCTGACGGTGTACCTGCTGCTGGCGTACCAAAAATTCCTCAGCCGCATCGGGATGTCCGTGCAGCAACTTTTCCAACTCATCCAGCTCAACCTGCTCGGTTCGGCGTCTCTGGAAGAACTCCTGAATCCACGACGGCGAAGAAAAGATAATCTTCAACATCTCAGCCTATTAGAATTGGGTGCTTAG
- a CDS encoding hypothetical protein (Evidence 5 : No homology to any previously reported sequences) yields MDQCGSCPLLGSTDPRDLSNTIWRNRMGAFRKLDIHVVCTTHWMAEKVRASSLLGKKPVSVIPNTVPLDIFYPMRREALRKDLSFAENDFVMMFSSQSLTNYRKGGQFILEALHRIADGPDGKRTKVLLLGQHPDEAFFKTGIDVIYCGYLTDMQQLAVYYNAADVFLFPSLEEAFGQVTAEAAACGTPTVAFAAGGIPETIEHGVTGWLAPTGSLEGLLEGIRWAKDAAGDPKMRKRCRILAMERWSPEKTTHLYAGLFRELAEKD; encoded by the coding sequence ATGGACCAATGCGGATCCTGCCCGCTGCTCGGCTCCACGGACCCGCGCGACCTTTCCAACACAATCTGGCGCAACCGGATGGGCGCGTTCCGGAAACTGGACATCCACGTGGTATGCACCACCCACTGGATGGCCGAAAAAGTCCGCGCCAGCAGCCTGCTGGGGAAAAAACCCGTTTCGGTCATCCCCAACACCGTCCCTCTGGACATCTTCTATCCCATGCGGCGGGAAGCTCTCCGCAAGGATCTTTCGTTTGCCGAGAATGATTTTGTCATGATGTTCTCATCCCAGTCGTTGACGAACTACCGCAAAGGCGGGCAATTCATTCTTGAAGCCTTGCACAGGATCGCGGACGGGCCGGACGGAAAACGGACCAAGGTTCTGCTGCTGGGGCAACACCCGGACGAAGCCTTTTTCAAAACGGGAATTGACGTTATTTACTGTGGGTACCTTACCGATATGCAGCAGCTTGCCGTCTACTACAATGCCGCCGATGTCTTCCTTTTTCCCTCGCTGGAAGAAGCCTTCGGACAGGTAACGGCGGAAGCCGCCGCCTGCGGCACGCCCACTGTCGCCTTTGCCGCCGGGGGAATTCCGGAGACCATAGAGCATGGGGTTACCGGCTGGCTGGCCCCCACGGGCAGCCTTGAGGGATTACTGGAAGGGATCCGCTGGGCAAAGGATGCGGCGGGCGACCCAAAGATGCGGAAGCGGTGCCGGATTCTCGCCATGGAGCGGTGGAGCCCGGAAAAAACGACCCATCTTTACGCCGGGCTGTTCCGGGAATTGGCCGAAAAAGATTGA
- a CDS encoding hypothetical protein (Evidence 5 : No homology to any previously reported sequences): MGQKNEAAMLSFSSDMLHELNITALRINSLSKLYGQASMYLEIGVQKGSTFFNVDMENKFAVDPNFLFEALPCSIRSK, encoded by the coding sequence TTGGGACAAAAGAACGAGGCTGCCATGCTATCATTTTCTTCCGACATGCTACACGAACTAAATATTACTGCATTACGCATCAATAGTCTTTCAAAACTATATGGACAGGCATCTATGTATTTGGAAATAGGTGTCCAAAAAGGCAGTACATTCTTTAATGTTGATATGGAAAATAAATTTGCGGTTGATCCTAATTTTTTATTTGAAGCCTTGCCGTGCTCAATCAGGTCGAAATAG
- a CDS encoding conserved hypothetical protein (Evidence 4 : Homologs of previously reported genes of unknown function), giving the protein MVRQLMHSRLMMPYAPEDWGIICTTDINIKNSLVIVHKSIFNSPNIMQALKAQGNTIVADVIDGVITDVTDIDAILCCSHKAVAFYTAAQNKCPVFFVEHCCDIRVLEQEETPSTFSPFYFGASENLLVYNSIFEFIRPCFTNYYDQQMNWVDYLKLANFHYALRCKIDPRSFKPFMKGIIASFCNSNILVHASDGDAARYLGQDYPYLIKEPLTEQVVLHYLAKAKDDFGGKTWNSGLAVMRDMKELFRPATIAAQFWTMVRRLGD; this is encoded by the coding sequence ATGGTCAGACAACTTATGCATTCAAGGTTGATGATGCCATATGCTCCGGAAGATTGGGGCATCATCTGCACTACCGACATCAACATTAAAAATTCCCTTGTTATTGTGCATAAGTCGATCTTCAATTCCCCAAACATCATGCAGGCATTGAAGGCGCAGGGAAATACGATTGTCGCGGACGTCATTGATGGAGTAATAACGGACGTGACGGATATTGACGCCATCCTTTGCTGTTCACACAAAGCTGTTGCCTTTTATACCGCGGCCCAAAATAAGTGCCCTGTCTTTTTTGTGGAGCATTGTTGTGATATTCGCGTGCTTGAGCAGGAGGAAACGCCATCGACGTTCTCGCCTTTCTATTTTGGAGCCTCAGAAAACTTGTTGGTCTATAACTCCATATTTGAATTCATCCGGCCATGCTTTACAAACTATTATGATCAACAAATGAACTGGGTAGACTATTTAAAACTGGCCAATTTTCACTATGCTTTGCGTTGCAAAATAGATCCAAGATCTTTTAAACCATTTATGAAAGGAATTATTGCGTCATTTTGCAATTCCAATATTCTTGTTCATGCAAGCGATGGCGATGCCGCGCGCTATCTCGGCCAGGACTATCCTTATTTGATCAAAGAACCGTTAACGGAGCAAGTTGTGCTCCATTATCTTGCCAAGGCTAAAGACGACTTTGGCGGAAAAACATGGAACAGCGGTCTTGCCGTCATGCGCGACATGAAAGAGTTATTTCGTCCGGCGACCATCGCCGCCCAGTTCTGGACCATGGTGCGAAGACTGGGGGATTAG
- the mgsA gene encoding Methylglyoxal synthase: MHATKRIGLVAHDARKQEMLIWVKNNAETLCRHNLVCTGTTGGLIRDMLARDFPGLSPSITRLKSGPLGGDQQMGALIAEGAIDILVFLTDPMTTQPHDVDVKALVRLCTVYNTVLACTLATADFVISSPLFAAPYEAKHHDYAAYLERQPL; this comes from the coding sequence ATGCACGCCACCAAACGCATCGGCCTTGTGGCCCACGACGCCCGCAAGCAGGAAATGCTCATCTGGGTAAAAAACAACGCCGAAACCCTCTGCAGGCATAACCTTGTCTGCACCGGCACCACGGGCGGGCTCATCCGCGACATGCTGGCACGCGATTTCCCCGGCCTGTCCCCTTCCATCACGCGGCTCAAGTCCGGCCCTCTGGGCGGGGACCAGCAAATGGGCGCGCTCATCGCCGAAGGCGCCATCGATATCCTGGTGTTTCTCACCGACCCCATGACCACCCAGCCGCACGACGTGGACGTGAAGGCCCTGGTCCGGCTCTGTACCGTCTACAACACCGTGCTCGCCTGCACCCTGGCCACCGCCGACTTCGTGATATCCTCCCCGCTCTTTGCCGCGCCGTACGAGGCCAAGCACCACGACTACGCCGCCTATCTTGAACGCCAGCCGCTATAA
- the lpxC gene encoding UDP-3-O-(3-hydroxymyristoyl) N-acetylglucosamine deacetylase: MTQTTISQSIECTGIGLHSGKTVRLGLRPAAENTGIVFHVKTPHGIRDISPRPDIVTDTGLATTLGTGDARVATVEHLLATIRGLGIDNIHVDAEGGEIPIMDGSAAPFVMLLGKAGIVRQSAPRKVLRIKKPVAFSRDGKSIEAFPHDGFAVEYTINFPHQLIGVQKMRLELTPRTFSQISRARTFGFLREVEYLHSKGLALGGSLDNAIVLDDCSILNKEGLRFEDEFVRHKVLDFIGDMAMLDRPLQGRFVVSCSGHALNNEFLRTITANAQTYLEAVTLSDPVRGRETRAAHPIPAVGGGAPVRQPVPSVA, translated from the coding sequence ATGACCCAAACGACGATCAGCCAATCCATAGAATGCACCGGCATCGGCCTGCACAGCGGCAAAACGGTCCGCCTCGGCCTCCGGCCCGCCGCTGAAAATACAGGTATTGTTTTTCATGTAAAAACGCCGCACGGCATCCGGGACATATCGCCCCGCCCCGACATCGTCACCGATACGGGCCTTGCCACCACGCTGGGCACCGGGGACGCGCGCGTTGCCACCGTGGAGCATCTGCTCGCCACCATCCGTGGCCTGGGCATTGACAACATCCATGTGGATGCCGAAGGCGGCGAAATTCCCATCATGGACGGGAGCGCCGCGCCCTTCGTGATGCTTCTGGGCAAGGCGGGCATCGTCCGCCAGAGCGCTCCGCGTAAAGTTCTGCGCATCAAGAAGCCCGTGGCCTTCTCCCGGGACGGCAAGTCCATCGAGGCCTTCCCGCATGACGGGTTCGCGGTGGAATATACCATCAATTTCCCGCACCAGCTCATCGGCGTCCAGAAAATGCGGCTCGAACTGACCCCGCGCACCTTTTCCCAGATTTCCCGCGCCAGAACCTTCGGCTTCCTGCGCGAAGTGGAATACCTGCATTCCAAAGGCTTGGCGCTGGGCGGCTCCCTGGACAACGCCATCGTGCTCGACGACTGTTCCATCCTTAATAAGGAAGGGCTGCGCTTCGAGGATGAATTCGTGCGCCACAAAGTGCTCGACTTCATCGGCGACATGGCCATGCTGGACCGCCCGCTGCAGGGCCGCTTTGTGGTTTCCTGCTCGGGCCACGCGCTGAACAACGAGTTTTTGCGGACCATCACAGCCAACGCCCAGACCTATCTGGAAGCCGTAACCCTGTCCGACCCCGTGCGCGGCAGGGAAACGCGCGCGGCGCATCCCATCCCCGCCGTGGGCGGCGGAGCCCCCGTTCGCCAGCCCGTTCCGAGCGTGGCGTAA